From Bradyrhizobium symbiodeficiens, the proteins below share one genomic window:
- a CDS encoding Bug family tripartite tricarboxylate transporter substrate binding protein, with the protein MIARRSVLALAAGLLAVVSAAPSFAQDYPSHAVRIVVPFGAGGPADVAARLIGNVLQDSFGQPFVVENRTGAGGVIGTIEAAKSPADGYTLLMMSNTQTANETLLTADKRKYELMRDLAPIAPVNYSDLVIVVNPQVPVKTLAEFIALAKAQPGKLNYASSGQGTPYHMAGELFKAMAGIDVVHVPYRNSGEARSGVIGGQVQMMIDAVPAMAPNIGENQVRALATTGKQRSTVLPNVPTAIEAGVPAYEATIWLGLMAPAGTPKPVIDKLNAAVNAMVKRPDIVKLWTEQGAVPMSMTPEEFEKFLRGDIEKWADVVKKFDKS; encoded by the coding sequence ATGATCGCTCGAAGATCCGTGCTGGCTTTGGCGGCCGGCCTGCTTGCCGTAGTCTCCGCAGCCCCCTCCTTTGCACAGGATTATCCCAGCCACGCCGTCCGGATCGTCGTCCCGTTCGGGGCCGGCGGCCCGGCCGACGTCGCGGCCCGGCTGATCGGCAATGTGCTGCAGGACAGTTTTGGTCAGCCTTTCGTGGTCGAGAACCGCACCGGTGCCGGTGGTGTCATCGGCACGATCGAGGCGGCGAAATCGCCGGCCGACGGCTACACGCTGCTGATGATGTCCAACACCCAGACCGCCAACGAAACGCTGCTGACGGCGGACAAGCGCAAATACGAGCTGATGCGCGACCTCGCGCCGATCGCGCCGGTGAATTATTCCGATCTCGTCATCGTGGTGAACCCGCAAGTGCCGGTGAAGACGCTGGCCGAGTTCATCGCGCTCGCCAAGGCGCAGCCGGGCAAGCTGAACTACGCCTCCTCCGGTCAGGGCACGCCCTACCACATGGCCGGCGAACTGTTCAAAGCCATGGCCGGTATCGATGTCGTCCACGTTCCCTATCGCAACAGCGGCGAGGCGCGCAGTGGCGTGATCGGCGGACAGGTGCAGATGATGATCGACGCGGTGCCGGCGATGGCGCCGAACATCGGCGAGAACCAGGTGCGCGCGCTCGCCACAACCGGCAAGCAGCGCTCTACCGTTCTGCCGAACGTGCCGACCGCGATCGAAGCGGGCGTTCCCGCCTATGAGGCGACGATCTGGCTGGGCCTGATGGCACCGGCCGGCACGCCAAAGCCGGTCATCGACAAGCTCAATGCCGCCGTCAACGCAATGGTGAAGCGGCCCGACATCGTCAAGCTCTGGACAGAACAGGGCGCCGTGCCCATGTCGATGACGCCGGAGGAATTCGAAAAATTCCTGCGCGGCGACATCGAGAAATGGGCCGACGTCGTCAAGAAGTTCGACAAGTCCTGA
- a CDS encoding (2Fe-2S)-binding protein has translation MPAIQFQLNGAATAVDADPDQTLLDVLRGRLGVTGAHFGCGAGECGACYVMVDDRAMASCDMPMWSVADKDVVTVEGLGTAGAPHPLQRAFIAEQAMQCGYCVSGILISAAALLKRNPSPTEAEVRAALDRNLCRCGSHNRMVRAVLRAAAEMAAS, from the coding sequence ATGCCAGCCATTCAATTTCAGCTCAACGGCGCAGCCACGGCCGTGGATGCCGATCCCGATCAGACGCTGCTCGACGTGCTGCGCGGCCGGCTCGGTGTCACCGGGGCGCATTTCGGCTGCGGTGCCGGCGAGTGCGGCGCCTGTTACGTCATGGTCGACGATCGCGCCATGGCGTCCTGCGACATGCCGATGTGGTCGGTCGCGGACAAGGACGTCGTCACGGTGGAAGGCCTCGGCACGGCGGGCGCACCGCATCCGTTGCAACGCGCCTTCATCGCCGAACAGGCGATGCAATGCGGTTATTGCGTATCAGGAATCCTGATCAGCGCGGCGGCGCTGCTGAAGCGCAATCCGTCCCCGACGGAGGCGGAGGTCAGGGCGGCACTGGATCGCAATCTGTGCCGCTGCGGGTCGCACAACCGCATGGTCCGCGCCGTCCTGCGTGCGGCCGCAGAGATGGCGGCATCATGA
- a CDS encoding xanthine dehydrogenase family protein molybdopterin-binding subunit, with amino-acid sequence MSTLSPAPKLPVSLVANPKLSSWVGFTDDGRVAISPGKVEIGQGIVTALAQIAADELDVEIVRIEMIRASTATSPNEGVTSGSLSIQQSGRALRQVCAEVRQRFLAVASERFGIDASRLNIDDGTISGPGNVRTSYWELMDEVSLDHDATAGPTAKSAASRIIAGHSVQRVDIPDKVFARPRFIHDLALPGLAHGRVLRPDLSGARLIALDEAAARAVPGLVAIVRDGGFAGVVADNEAAAEAGLKALRKGATWSVGEPLPDEDDLAGFLKSQPIETTIIDTRMAEPARNPTQTLRRQYTRPYIAHASIAPSCAVAQWDGDRVHVWTHSQGVYLLRADLAIVLTLPEDHIVVEHIEGAGCYGHNAADDVALDAVLLAKAASGRPVRVQWSRHDEMSHAPFGAAMAVEIEADLDVDHEIVGWRHAIWSNGHAARPGRAAKPALLAASEIANPYPRMVSTNPPAANGGGGDRNSVPLYDFPAWTITSHRLLTMPVRTSALRTLGGQGNVFAIESLLDEIAALRGEDPIAFRLRHLRDERARDVISAAARRAQWKPQKQPGIGHGVGFARYKNTGAYCAAIAEIEGTDDIRVRRLTLAVDVGEAINPDGVVNQIEGGAIQATSWVLKERVRFDRSRITSTSWTDYPILTFSEVPAVDVEIIQRPEIEPVGAGEAAHGPVTAAIANAVYDCLGVRVRDLPITRDRIIGAMERAP; translated from the coding sequence ATGAGCACGTTGTCCCCTGCCCCGAAGCTGCCGGTCAGCCTCGTGGCCAATCCCAAGCTGTCGTCTTGGGTGGGATTCACCGATGACGGCCGCGTGGCGATCTCGCCCGGCAAGGTCGAGATCGGCCAGGGCATCGTCACGGCGCTGGCGCAGATCGCCGCGGACGAACTCGATGTCGAAATCGTCAGGATCGAGATGATCCGCGCCTCGACGGCGACCAGCCCAAACGAAGGCGTTACCTCGGGCAGCCTCTCGATCCAGCAGTCCGGCCGCGCGCTGCGCCAGGTCTGCGCGGAGGTGCGCCAGCGCTTCCTTGCCGTCGCCTCAGAACGCTTTGGAATCGATGCCTCGCGGCTCAATATCGATGACGGCACCATCTCTGGCCCCGGCAATGTCAGGACAAGTTATTGGGAGCTGATGGACGAGGTCTCGCTCGACCACGACGCCACCGCAGGCCCGACAGCGAAGAGTGCCGCCAGCCGTATCATCGCCGGACATTCGGTCCAGCGCGTCGACATTCCCGACAAGGTGTTTGCGCGGCCGCGTTTCATCCACGACCTCGCTCTGCCGGGATTGGCACACGGACGCGTGCTGCGGCCGGATCTCTCGGGCGCCAGATTGATCGCACTCGATGAGGCGGCTGCGCGCGCGGTCCCCGGCCTCGTTGCGATCGTCCGCGACGGCGGCTTTGCCGGCGTGGTTGCCGACAACGAGGCGGCGGCGGAAGCCGGACTCAAAGCGCTGCGCAAGGGCGCGACATGGTCGGTCGGCGAGCCGCTGCCCGACGAAGACGATCTGGCGGGTTTTTTGAAGAGCCAGCCGATCGAGACCACCATTATCGATACCAGGATGGCGGAGCCGGCCCGCAATCCCACCCAAACGCTCCGCCGGCAATACACCCGCCCCTACATCGCGCATGCCTCGATCGCGCCGTCTTGCGCCGTGGCGCAATGGGACGGCGATCGTGTCCACGTCTGGACGCACAGCCAGGGCGTCTACCTGCTGCGCGCCGATCTCGCGATTGTGCTGACGCTGCCGGAAGACCACATCGTCGTCGAGCACATCGAGGGCGCCGGCTGCTACGGACACAATGCGGCCGACGACGTCGCGCTCGATGCCGTGTTGCTGGCGAAAGCGGCCAGCGGACGCCCGGTCCGCGTGCAGTGGTCACGCCACGACGAGATGTCTCACGCGCCGTTCGGCGCGGCGATGGCCGTCGAGATCGAGGCCGATCTCGACGTGGACCACGAGATCGTCGGCTGGCGCCACGCGATCTGGAGCAACGGCCATGCGGCACGGCCCGGACGCGCAGCAAAGCCCGCGCTGCTGGCGGCGAGTGAGATCGCAAATCCCTATCCCCGCATGGTCTCGACCAACCCGCCGGCTGCGAATGGCGGTGGCGGCGATCGCAACTCCGTCCCGCTCTATGACTTCCCGGCCTGGACCATCACGAGCCACCGGCTGCTGACCATGCCGGTACGGACCTCGGCGCTGCGGACGCTGGGCGGACAAGGCAACGTGTTCGCCATCGAATCCCTGCTCGACGAGATCGCAGCGCTGCGCGGTGAAGACCCGATCGCATTCCGCTTGCGGCACCTGCGCGACGAACGGGCGCGCGATGTCATCAGCGCTGCGGCGCGACGTGCGCAGTGGAAGCCGCAGAAACAGCCCGGCATCGGCCACGGCGTCGGCTTTGCCCGCTATAAGAACACGGGGGCCTATTGCGCCGCGATTGCCGAGATCGAGGGCACCGACGACATCCGCGTGAGGCGGCTGACGCTGGCCGTCGATGTCGGCGAGGCCATCAACCCGGACGGCGTCGTCAACCAGATCGAGGGCGGCGCAATCCAGGCGACCAGCTGGGTGCTGAAGGAACGCGTCCGCTTCGACCGGTCGCGCATCACATCCACCTCATGGACCGACTATCCGATCCTGACCTTCAGCGAGGTGCCGGCCGTGGATGTCGAGATCATTCAGCGGCCGGAGATCGAGCCGGTCGGCGCCGGTGAGGCCGCACACGGCCCGGTGACGGCGGCGATCGCCAATGCGGTCTACGATTGCCTCGGCGTGCGCGTGCGCGACCTGCCGATCACGCGGGACAGGATCATTGGAGCGATGGAGCGTGCGCCTTGA
- a CDS encoding molybdate ABC transporter substrate-binding protein, with amino-acid sequence MKTVTILSGGAAQGLVRGLGDAFKAQTGLGIDGEFGAVGIMADKLRARTLADLVILTQALLAKLAEEKLVVPFSITDVGRVETALAVRSRDPKVMVKTQGDLREVLRSADAIYVPDTKASTAGQHFAKVLDQLGIAYEVASRLKIFPNGATAMRELAASTAARPIGCTQATEIIATDGIELSGALPPGCELLTMYTAGVTASAAHPKEAAALIALLTDADHKDLRQRAGFTG; translated from the coding sequence TTGAAGACAGTGACCATCTTGAGCGGCGGCGCGGCGCAAGGTCTGGTGCGCGGGCTCGGCGACGCCTTCAAGGCGCAGACCGGCCTCGGCATCGATGGCGAATTCGGCGCAGTCGGCATCATGGCCGACAAGCTGCGCGCGAGGACACTGGCCGATCTCGTGATCCTGACGCAGGCGCTGCTTGCGAAGCTTGCCGAAGAGAAGCTCGTCGTCCCCTTCTCGATCACGGATGTCGGCCGGGTCGAGACCGCGCTGGCTGTCCGCAGCCGCGATCCCAAGGTGATGGTGAAGACCCAGGGAGATCTGCGCGAGGTGCTGCGCAGTGCCGATGCCATCTACGTCCCCGACACCAAGGCCTCGACCGCCGGCCAGCATTTCGCAAAAGTGCTGGACCAACTCGGCATCGCCTATGAAGTCGCCTCGCGCCTCAAGATATTTCCGAACGGTGCAACGGCGATGCGGGAACTCGCGGCATCGACGGCGGCAAGACCGATCGGATGCACGCAGGCGACCGAGATCATCGCGACAGACGGCATTGAACTGTCAGGGGCGCTGCCGCCCGGCTGCGAACTCCTGACGATGTATACGGCCGGCGTGACCGCGAGCGCAGCGCATCCGAAGGAAGCGGCCGCGCTGATCGCGTTGCTGACCGACGCAGATCATAAGGATCTGCGCCAGCGCGCTGGCTTCACCGGCTAG
- a CDS encoding SDR family NAD(P)-dependent oxidoreductase, which translates to MTDYRKLFDLTGKTAVVLGAASGIGKSSAEALAGLGARIVCADRALDAAEATAAGIRDKGGWAEAAGCDAASAADVNALAKTVMQKFPRLDIAVTTPGLNIRKTILDYTEEDLDRVLNLNVKGTVWFFQAFGRIMVAQRGGSIIACSSVRAVTIEPGLGVYGSTKAAIGLLVKGFASEVGHAGVRVNAIAPSIAETALTGPFKQRPDIYNLYAGHTVFNRWSSADEVATAVAYLASDAASYVSGSTLFVDGGWTAVDGPPTGLTQLHK; encoded by the coding sequence GTGACTGACTATCGCAAGCTCTTTGATCTCACCGGCAAGACGGCCGTGGTGCTCGGCGCCGCATCCGGCATCGGTAAATCGTCGGCCGAGGCGCTGGCTGGGCTCGGGGCCCGAATCGTCTGCGCCGATCGCGCGCTTGACGCCGCGGAGGCAACCGCCGCCGGCATTCGCGACAAGGGCGGCTGGGCGGAAGCAGCCGGCTGTGACGCCGCGAGCGCTGCGGACGTCAATGCGCTGGCCAAAACGGTGATGCAGAAATTTCCCCGGCTCGACATCGCCGTGACGACGCCCGGGCTCAACATCCGCAAGACCATCCTCGACTACACCGAGGAGGATCTCGACCGCGTCCTCAACCTCAACGTCAAGGGCACGGTGTGGTTCTTCCAGGCTTTCGGCCGCATCATGGTCGCGCAAAGGGGCGGCAGCATCATCGCCTGCTCGTCGGTGCGCGCGGTCACCATCGAGCCGGGCCTCGGCGTCTACGGCTCCACCAAGGCGGCAATCGGCCTGCTGGTGAAGGGCTTTGCCTCCGAGGTCGGCCATGCCGGCGTGCGCGTCAATGCGATCGCGCCGAGCATCGCCGAGACCGCGCTGACCGGTCCGTTCAAGCAGCGGCCCGACATCTACAATCTCTACGCCGGCCACACCGTGTTCAACCGCTGGAGCAGCGCCGACGAGGTCGCGACCGCCGTGGCCTATCTCGCCTCGGACGCCGCGAGCTATGTCAGCGGCAGCACGCTGTTCGTCGACGGCGGCTGGACCGCCGTCGACGGTCCGCCGACCGGTCTCACCCAGCTGCACAAATAG
- a CDS encoding TRAP transporter large permease — translation MELIILGASFFGFLILGVPVAFAIGLSAICTILYEGLPVAVIFQQMMSGMNIFSFLAIPFFVFSGELMLHGGVADKIVQLAKNLVGHIRGGLGMSNVVACTLFGGVSGSPVADVSAMGAVMIPMMKKEGFDTDYAVNVTTHASLVGALMPTSHNMIIYALAAGGKVSIGALIAAGLLPAIVLMACMLVAAYGVAVKRGYPAGKFPGWAEVFRSLAAALPGLLIVGIILTGILSGVFTATESAAVAVTYTMLLTFFIYRTMTWSNFLHAAAKAVKTTGVVLLLIGVSTMFQYLMGLYEVADLAGNLMGKVSTQPWVIFLLINVILFVLGTFMDMAATILICTPIFLPIAMKAGMDPVQFGMLMLINCALGLNTPPVGTTQFVGCAIGGISVGAVMRTILPFYTALIAALMFVTYVPAFSLWLPRLLMGYKG, via the coding sequence ATGGAACTGATCATTCTCGGGGCTTCCTTCTTCGGCTTTCTGATCCTCGGCGTCCCCGTCGCCTTCGCGATCGGCCTCTCGGCGATCTGCACCATCCTCTACGAGGGTCTGCCGGTCGCCGTCATCTTCCAGCAGATGATGTCGGGAATGAACATCTTCTCGTTCCTTGCCATCCCGTTCTTCGTCTTCAGCGGTGAGCTGATGCTGCATGGCGGCGTCGCCGACAAGATCGTGCAGCTCGCCAAGAATCTCGTCGGGCACATCCGCGGCGGGCTCGGCATGTCGAACGTGGTCGCCTGCACGCTGTTCGGCGGCGTCTCCGGCTCGCCCGTGGCCGACGTGTCGGCGATGGGCGCGGTGATGATCCCGATGATGAAAAAGGAGGGGTTCGACACCGACTACGCCGTCAACGTCACAACCCATGCCTCGCTGGTGGGCGCCCTGATGCCGACCAGCCACAACATGATCATTTATGCCCTGGCCGCCGGCGGCAAGGTCTCGATCGGCGCGCTGATCGCCGCCGGCCTTTTGCCGGCGATCGTGCTGATGGCGTGCATGCTGGTCGCCGCTTACGGCGTTGCGGTGAAGCGAGGCTATCCGGCCGGCAAGTTTCCGGGCTGGGCCGAGGTTTTCCGCTCGCTCGCGGCGGCCCTGCCCGGCCTTCTGATCGTCGGCATCATCCTGACGGGCATCCTGTCCGGGGTCTTCACGGCAACTGAATCCGCAGCCGTCGCGGTCACCTATACGATGCTGCTGACGTTCTTCATCTACCGCACCATGACCTGGAGCAACTTCCTGCATGCCGCCGCCAAGGCGGTGAAGACGACGGGCGTGGTGCTGCTGTTGATCGGCGTCTCCACCATGTTCCAGTATCTGATGGGGCTCTACGAGGTGGCTGATCTCGCCGGCAACTTGATGGGCAAGGTCTCGACGCAGCCCTGGGTCATCTTCCTGCTCATCAACGTCATCCTGTTCGTGCTCGGCACCTTCATGGACATGGCGGCGACGATCCTGATCTGCACGCCGATCTTCCTGCCGATCGCGATGAAGGCGGGCATGGATCCGGTGCAGTTCGGCATGCTGATGCTGATCAACTGTGCCCTCGGGCTCAACACCCCGCCGGTCGGAACCACCCAGTTCGTAGGCTGCGCCATCGGCGGAATCTCGGTGGGCGCGGTGATGCGCACCATCCTGCCGTTCTACACCGCGCTGATCGCAGCCCTGATGTTCGTGACTTACGTCCCCGCATTCTCGCTGTGGCTGCCGCGCCTGCTGATGGGTTACAAGGGCTAG
- a CDS encoding TRAP transporter small permease — MTDPHVADHEQGAVAAARPATGLLSSVNAVVARAGMYLSVSGLLLIVTVVFYQVFGRYVLNSSPTWTENLALVLILYVTLIGAAVGVRDAGHIGMDSLLVMLPDHAREKIELIIHVLVAAFGVAMAYNGWILGASVGTVKIPNLGLPEVVRYVPLIASGVLIVSFSIEHIIAVLRGEEVVPSWN; from the coding sequence ATGACAGATCCACACGTCGCAGACCACGAGCAGGGGGCGGTCGCCGCCGCACGCCCGGCGACCGGCTTGCTGTCAAGCGTCAATGCCGTCGTCGCGCGTGCGGGCATGTATCTGTCCGTGAGCGGACTGCTCCTCATCGTCACCGTCGTATTCTACCAGGTGTTCGGCCGGTACGTGCTCAATTCGAGCCCGACCTGGACGGAGAACCTTGCGCTGGTTCTCATCCTGTATGTCACGCTGATCGGCGCCGCCGTCGGCGTACGCGATGCCGGACACATCGGCATGGACAGCCTGCTGGTGATGCTGCCCGATCACGCGCGAGAGAAAATCGAGCTCATCATCCACGTCCTGGTGGCCGCGTTTGGCGTCGCGATGGCCTATAACGGCTGGATTCTCGGCGCATCCGTCGGGACCGTGAAGATCCCCAATCTCGGCCTTCCCGAGGTCGTCCGCTACGTCCCGTTGATCGCCTCCGGCGTCCTGATCGTCTCCTTTTCAATCGAGCACATCATTGCTGTGCTGCGCGGCGAAGAGGTTGTTCCCTCATGGAACTGA
- a CDS encoding TRAP transporter substrate-binding protein, with product MKTLTGITAAVALVLSAPLATARDFRSADIHPADYPTVEAVKFMGKQLATASGGKLGVKVFPNGALGSEKDTIEQLKIGALDMMRINASPLNNFVPETIALCLPFVFRDTQHMRTVLDGPIGDEILAAMEPAGLVGLAYYDSGARSIYTVKAPVKSLADLKGLKIRVQQSDLWVGMIQSLGANPTPMPYGEVYTALKTGLVDAAENNWPSYESSRHFEAAKFYNITEHSLAPEVLVMSKKVWDTLSKEDQAIIRKAAKESVPVMRKLWDEREQASRKTVEAAGVQVVTIANKQEFVDAMKPVYQKFAGDEKLQCLVKRIQDTK from the coding sequence ATGAAGACACTCACCGGTATCACCGCAGCCGTTGCATTGGTGCTCTCAGCGCCACTGGCGACCGCACGCGACTTCCGCTCCGCCGACATCCATCCCGCAGATTATCCGACCGTCGAGGCCGTCAAGTTCATGGGCAAGCAGCTCGCGACGGCGAGCGGCGGCAAGCTCGGCGTAAAGGTGTTTCCGAACGGAGCCCTGGGCTCCGAAAAGGACACCATCGAGCAACTCAAGATCGGCGCGCTCGACATGATGCGGATCAACGCGTCGCCGCTCAATAATTTCGTGCCGGAAACCATCGCATTGTGCCTGCCGTTCGTCTTCCGGGACACACAGCACATGCGCACTGTCCTCGACGGGCCGATCGGCGATGAGATCCTGGCGGCCATGGAGCCCGCTGGATTGGTCGGGCTTGCCTATTACGATAGCGGGGCCCGGTCCATTTACACCGTCAAGGCGCCGGTAAAGTCGCTCGCGGACCTGAAGGGCCTCAAGATTCGCGTCCAGCAGTCCGATTTGTGGGTCGGCATGATCCAGAGCCTTGGCGCCAACCCGACGCCGATGCCGTATGGCGAGGTCTATACCGCGCTCAAGACCGGCCTGGTCGATGCCGCCGAGAACAACTGGCCCTCCTATGAGTCGTCGCGCCATTTCGAGGCCGCCAAGTTCTACAACATCACCGAGCACTCCCTGGCGCCCGAAGTTCTGGTGATGTCCAAGAAGGTCTGGGACACGCTGAGCAAGGAGGATCAGGCCATCATCCGCAAAGCGGCCAAGGAATCGGTGCCGGTCATGCGCAAGCTCTGGGACGAGCGCGAGCAGGCGTCCCGCAAGACGGTCGAGGCCGCCGGCGTTCAGGTCGTCACGATCGCCAACAAGCAGGAGTTCGTCGACGCGATGAAGCCGGTGTATCAGAAGTTCGCCGGCGACGAGAAGCTGCAGTGCCTCGTCAAGCGTATCCAGGACACGAAGTAG
- a CDS encoding cyclase family protein has translation MPRKLIDISVPLRNDVTADPPGNHPTIQYIDHQQGLPRMLQFFDGLEAEDLPDGQGWAVEQVSLSTHNGTHLDAPWHFHPTMNRGERSWTIDEVPLEWCLQPGVKLDFRHLPDGYVASADDIEKELKRIGHTLSPLEIVVVNTSAGAKFGQADYVNSGCGMGYEATMYLLERGVRLTGTDGWSWDAPFFYTAKKYAETKDAGLIWEGHKAGRHIGYCHLEKLHNLDQLPSTGFTVSCFPVKVERASAGWTRAVAIIDS, from the coding sequence ATGCCGCGGAAGCTGATCGATATCTCGGTCCCGCTCAGAAACGACGTGACGGCCGATCCGCCCGGCAATCACCCGACCATCCAGTACATCGATCACCAGCAGGGCCTGCCGCGCATGCTGCAGTTTTTCGACGGCCTCGAGGCGGAGGATTTGCCTGACGGACAGGGCTGGGCCGTCGAGCAGGTTTCGCTGTCGACCCATAACGGCACGCATCTCGATGCACCCTGGCACTTCCATCCGACCATGAACCGCGGCGAGCGGTCATGGACGATCGACGAGGTGCCGCTGGAATGGTGCCTCCAGCCCGGCGTGAAGCTCGACTTCCGGCATCTGCCCGACGGCTACGTGGCAAGCGCCGACGACATCGAGAAGGAGCTGAAGCGCATCGGGCACACGCTGTCGCCGCTGGAGATCGTGGTCGTCAACACCAGCGCCGGCGCCAAATTCGGTCAGGCCGACTACGTCAATTCCGGCTGCGGCATGGGCTATGAGGCCACCATGTATCTGCTCGAACGCGGCGTGCGGCTGACCGGCACCGACGGCTGGAGCTGGGACGCGCCGTTCTTCTACACCGCGAAGAAATACGCCGAAACAAAAGACGCCGGCCTGATCTGGGAGGGGCACAAGGCGGGACGGCACATCGGCTATTGCCATCTGGAGAAACTGCACAATCTCGACCAGCTGCCCTCGACCGGCTTCACCGTCTCATGCTTTCCGGTGAAGGTCGAACGCGCCTCGGCGGGCTGGACCCGCGCGGTCGCCATCATCGACAGTTAG
- a CDS encoding Crp/Fnr family transcriptional regulator — MPQDKTGDPRQSAGNKLSVLRKHPIFADLEPEALDQLCRYAKHTTVKRGATIAAKGDPGNNLFAVITGTVKISSSSPDGRNAILNLIGPGEIFGEIAVLDGAPRSADATANTNCELYIIDRRDFLPFVKSQPALAMKFIELLCARLRWTSQQVEQVILQNLPGRLASALLGLTEERKFDSGSGTLAITQQEISEMVGMTRESINKQLRAWAGRNWVRLEHGAIVVLDTDALRELAESGLDGG, encoded by the coding sequence GTGCCTCAGGACAAGACCGGCGATCCCCGACAGTCGGCGGGCAACAAACTATCGGTCCTGCGCAAGCACCCGATCTTCGCGGATCTGGAGCCGGAAGCGCTTGATCAGCTCTGCCGCTACGCCAAGCACACCACCGTGAAGCGCGGCGCGACGATCGCTGCCAAGGGCGATCCCGGCAACAACCTGTTCGCGGTGATCACGGGGACAGTGAAGATTTCCTCCTCGTCGCCCGATGGGCGGAACGCGATTCTCAACCTGATCGGTCCCGGCGAGATCTTCGGCGAGATCGCGGTGCTCGACGGCGCTCCCCGGTCGGCCGATGCGACCGCCAACACCAATTGCGAACTATACATCATCGATCGCCGGGACTTCCTGCCGTTCGTGAAGAGCCAGCCGGCGCTGGCGATGAAATTCATCGAGCTGCTCTGCGCGCGTCTGCGCTGGACCAGCCAGCAGGTCGAGCAGGTCATCCTCCAGAATCTGCCGGGCCGGCTGGCGAGCGCACTGCTCGGCCTCACCGAGGAGCGCAAGTTCGACTCCGGCAGCGGCACGCTCGCCATCACGCAGCAGGAGATCAGCGAGATGGTGGGGATGACGCGCGAGAGCATCAACAAGCAATTGCGCGCCTGGGCCGGCCGCAACTGGGTTCGCCTCGAGCACGGCGCCATCGTCGTGCTCGATACCGACGCGCTGCGCGAACTCGCCGAGAGCGGCCTAGACGGCGGGTGA
- a CDS encoding helix-turn-helix domain-containing protein, whose translation MKPSVVTIEPNGHFCSDCAVRGAAVCSSLNTAELREFEHLGRRVHFDSGETVFSEEDITTSFYNVLEGVMRLYKLLPDGRRQIVGFALPGDFLGMNISGRHNFSADAIGVVTVCQFAKAPFGRFIEDRPQLLKRINELAIRELSQARDHMVLLGRRSADEKVATFLLGWRERLVTLKGLSDTVPLPMSRQDIADYLGLTIETVSRTFTKLERQGVIEIIHGGISLLDPARAEAMAAA comes from the coding sequence ATGAAGCCTTCCGTGGTCACGATTGAGCCGAACGGGCATTTTTGCAGCGATTGTGCCGTACGCGGAGCGGCGGTTTGTTCGTCGCTGAATACGGCCGAACTCAGGGAATTCGAGCATCTCGGACGCCGCGTTCATTTCGACTCCGGCGAGACCGTCTTCTCCGAGGAGGACATCACGACCTCGTTCTACAACGTCCTCGAAGGCGTCATGCGGCTGTACAAGCTGCTGCCCGATGGCCGGCGGCAGATCGTCGGTTTTGCCTTGCCCGGCGATTTCCTGGGGATGAACATCTCCGGTCGGCACAATTTTTCGGCCGATGCGATCGGCGTCGTGACCGTGTGTCAGTTCGCCAAAGCGCCCTTCGGCCGTTTCATCGAAGACCGGCCGCAATTGCTCAAGCGGATCAACGAACTGGCCATCCGTGAACTGAGCCAGGCCCGCGATCACATGGTCCTGCTCGGCCGCCGCTCGGCCGACGAGAAGGTTGCGACCTTTCTGCTCGGCTGGCGCGAGCGGCTGGTCACGCTCAAGGGGTTGTCCGACACGGTTCCGCTTCCGATGAGCCGTCAGGACATCGCCGACTATCTCGGCCTGACCATCGAAACCGTCAGCCGCACCTTCACCAAGCTGGAGCGTCAGGGCGTGATCGAGATCATTCACGGCGGTATCAGCCTGCTGGATCCCGCCCGTGCCGAGGCGATGGCCGCAGCCTGA
- a CDS encoding c-type cytochrome, with protein MLQSALRHGLIGLLLMTPALAAPTAEQRGKAFARANCATCHAIDRVSRSPREGAPPLRNLHRRYPIETLGEALAEGIYTGHADMPAFELSPDQIHDLLSYLKTLE; from the coding sequence ATGCTGCAAAGCGCCTTACGTCACGGCCTGATTGGGCTGCTTCTGATGACGCCTGCGCTGGCGGCTCCGACTGCCGAGCAGCGTGGCAAGGCCTTTGCGCGGGCCAATTGCGCAACTTGTCACGCGATCGACCGCGTCTCGCGTAGCCCGCGGGAGGGTGCGCCGCCGCTGCGCAATCTGCACCGGCGTTATCCGATCGAGACCCTTGGTGAGGCCCTGGCCGAAGGCATCTACACCGGCCACGCCGACATGCCGGCCTTCGAGCTCAGTCCGGACCAGATCCACGATCTTCTGTCCTACCTGAAGACGCTGGAATAG